In Desulfopila inferna, a single window of DNA contains:
- a CDS encoding MBL fold metallo-hydrolase, whose translation MIRFPVMIAALTSAFLISSCFLKPPSFNEQKWLETVENTDIKDLYAQNFRDGAFTNPWLVQKERSFADFLRWRFTKSPSYSEKAEDNKPKIIPDLMERIEALDPAENFLVWIGHATFLFRIQGEYWLTDPIFTERALIPKRIIPPAIRADDISHLRPLHILLSHNHYDHLDKASLRDLPVHASFHVPKGLGEYVASLVKGPVSEMNWWDEKKMDSGATITCLPAQHWSRRLFQGYNTTLWASYMVSYAGKNIYFGGDSGYFKGYREIGNLFDNIDFALLPITAYEPRWFMHYPHIDTREAIRAFEDLGAEYFIPTQWGTFKLGDNPPGLPPLDLRRNIDEMQLNPERFLILDIGSLHRF comes from the coding sequence ATGATCAGATTCCCTGTCATGATTGCCGCTCTGACCTCGGCATTCCTGATATCATCCTGTTTCTTAAAACCGCCTTCCTTTAATGAACAGAAATGGCTGGAAACTGTAGAAAATACAGACATAAAGGATCTCTATGCGCAAAATTTCCGTGACGGCGCCTTTACTAATCCCTGGCTTGTTCAGAAGGAGCGGTCTTTCGCTGATTTTCTTCGTTGGCGTTTTACCAAATCGCCATCCTACAGCGAAAAAGCTGAAGATAACAAACCGAAAATTATACCGGACCTGATGGAGCGCATTGAGGCTCTGGACCCCGCTGAAAATTTCCTTGTCTGGATCGGCCACGCCACCTTTCTCTTTCGGATTCAGGGAGAATACTGGCTTACCGATCCTATCTTCACCGAACGCGCCCTTATACCAAAACGCATCATCCCACCGGCAATTCGTGCTGATGATATCTCTCATCTCAGGCCACTCCATATCCTGCTTTCCCACAATCATTATGACCATCTCGACAAGGCGTCGCTGCGGGATCTTCCCGTACACGCTTCCTTTCATGTTCCCAAGGGACTTGGAGAATATGTTGCCTCCCTGGTAAAAGGTCCCGTCAGCGAGATGAACTGGTGGGACGAGAAGAAAATGGACAGCGGCGCCACAATCACCTGTCTCCCGGCTCAGCATTGGTCAAGACGTCTTTTCCAAGGCTATAACACCACCCTGTGGGCTAGCTATATGGTGAGTTATGCAGGCAAAAACATCTATTTTGGCGGAGACAGCGGGTATTTTAAAGGGTATCGTGAAATAGGAAATCTATTCGATAATATTGATTTTGCCCTGCTGCCCATCACCGCATATGAACCCCGCTGGTTCATGCATTATCCCCATATTGACACCAGAGAGGCAATCCGCGCCTTTGAGGATCTTGGCGCGGAATACTTTATCCCCACGCAATGGGGTACTTTCAAACTCGGCGATAATCCGCCCGGACTTCCTCCTCTCGACCTGCGCAGAAATATCGACGAGATGCAGCTCAACCCTGAACGATTTCTGATCCTTGATATCGGCAGTTTGCATCGGTTTTAA
- a CDS encoding molybdenum cofactor biosynthesis protein MoaE, with protein sequence MKTLSELIKEVKSHPDYAQAGMILCHNGVVRQTSRDGRKVSGLSVKVDWSKLQEIVETRKKSQGIIEILVEINEGENLAVGDDVMFIVVAGDIRENVIAALTDTLNEIKTGVTSKTEYFL encoded by the coding sequence ATGAAAACATTGAGCGAATTGATTAAAGAAGTAAAAAGCCATCCGGATTATGCCCAGGCAGGAATGATCCTTTGTCATAACGGGGTCGTACGGCAAACATCCCGTGATGGCAGGAAGGTGAGCGGACTTTCGGTGAAGGTTGACTGGTCAAAATTACAGGAGATTGTCGAAACCCGGAAGAAGAGCCAAGGAATCATCGAGATTCTGGTCGAGATAAATGAAGGAGAAAACCTGGCGGTTGGGGATGATGTCATGTTTATTGTGGTGGCGGGAGACATCAGGGAAAATGTTATCGCAGCGCTAACCGATACACTCAATGAAATCAAGACAGGGGTCACCAGCAAAACAGAATATTTCCTATGA
- a CDS encoding ABC transporter permease, whose amino-acid sequence MNIFTISLSNIKRKPTKTILLVLVFCLGVMSIVALHQVSLVVGESLEKKLSSYGANIIVSPRTESLSVSYGGFQMGDMLYDVDKLMEGDTVSSIREIALGDRISVVAPKLVGTVSLGEMQLVVVGVRWPEELGIKSYWAIDGKIPENGNQLLLGAEAAAHQGLEPGERIAIADMQYEISGVLEQTGGDDDRVIFMDLTALQHLLGKPDEVSFVEVAALCAGCPIEDIVGQIRANLPGADIKALQNIVDQRMESVHFVQNLALFVSIVILVTAAAMVALSMLSAVNERKKDIGILRSLGYAKLQVFLIFCVEAGLIGLLSGGAGYLAGYGASFKALELLALTEGFRPVFSVGQMILTSAVFGGVAVAAALYPAWKGAVIEPSEALVSL is encoded by the coding sequence ATGAATATCTTTACTATTTCTTTGAGTAATATCAAAAGAAAGCCGACCAAGACCATTCTGCTGGTGCTTGTCTTTTGCCTTGGAGTAATGTCCATTGTCGCGCTGCATCAGGTCTCACTGGTGGTGGGAGAAAGCCTTGAAAAAAAATTGAGCTCATATGGAGCCAATATCATTGTTTCCCCTCGTACCGAATCACTCAGCGTAAGCTATGGCGGGTTTCAGATGGGAGATATGCTCTATGATGTCGATAAGTTGATGGAGGGGGACACTGTCAGTTCGATAAGGGAAATAGCATTGGGAGACAGGATCAGCGTGGTTGCTCCCAAGCTCGTCGGTACTGTCAGCCTGGGTGAAATGCAGCTTGTCGTGGTGGGTGTTCGCTGGCCTGAGGAATTAGGCATAAAAAGCTACTGGGCGATAGACGGCAAGATCCCCGAGAATGGCAACCAGCTTCTATTGGGAGCCGAAGCCGCGGCACATCAGGGGCTGGAACCGGGAGAAAGAATAGCCATCGCGGACATGCAGTATGAAATATCCGGGGTGCTCGAACAAACCGGCGGAGATGACGATCGAGTTATTTTCATGGATCTGACAGCACTGCAGCACCTTCTGGGAAAGCCGGATGAGGTGAGTTTTGTTGAGGTTGCGGCTCTCTGTGCCGGCTGCCCCATTGAAGATATCGTCGGCCAGATCCGGGCGAATCTTCCCGGGGCAGATATAAAGGCGCTGCAGAATATCGTCGATCAGCGCATGGAGTCGGTTCATTTCGTGCAGAATCTGGCTTTGTTCGTCAGCATTGTCATTCTTGTTACCGCAGCAGCCATGGTCGCACTTTCCATGCTTTCAGCGGTGAATGAGAGAAAAAAGGACATCGGTATCCTTCGATCCCTTGGCTATGCCAAGCTCCAGGTGTTCCTGATTTTCTGTGTCGAGGCGGGATTGATCGGATTGTTATCAGGAGGGGCGGGATATCTGGCAGGCTATGGCGCAAGTTTCAAGGCGCTTGAGCTGCTGGCCCTGACAGAAGGCTTTCGGCCGGTGTTCAGTGTCGGGCAGATGATCCTGACTTCAGCTGTTTTTGGAGGCGTTGCGGTTGCGGCTGCACTCTATCCCGCCTGGAAGGGAGCTGTCATAGAGCCCTCCGAGGCTCTGGTTTCCCTATAG
- a CDS encoding DUF4410 domain-containing protein, translated as MRKITLLLSLLLLIGTIGGCGGKKRVNLNPGVPQNIAVLTLDGNLAGQTEDQKRELDIVMRWMDRDIISSLKRSGLNAVLIKDKKNYSKNMGKLLIVDVDAFNPGSRAARAFVGYGAGASSLGLDYSLHGEDGKNLLAWKDSVGSSKGGTYCAQTLNRNATEKVVVFLNNN; from the coding sequence ATGCGAAAAATTACACTGTTATTATCACTGTTGTTGCTTATCGGAACCATTGGCGGCTGTGGCGGAAAAAAACGAGTGAACCTCAATCCGGGTGTTCCTCAGAATATCGCGGTACTCACTCTCGACGGTAATCTCGCCGGGCAAACTGAAGACCAGAAAAGGGAACTCGATATAGTTATGCGGTGGATGGATCGCGATATTATTAGCAGTCTGAAGCGATCGGGCCTCAATGCCGTACTGATCAAGGACAAGAAAAACTACTCAAAAAATATGGGAAAGCTGCTCATTGTCGATGTCGATGCCTTTAATCCAGGCAGCCGGGCGGCCCGGGCTTTTGTGGGTTATGGCGCTGGAGCGTCCTCGCTCGGTCTTGATTACTCTCTGCACGGTGAGGACGGTAAAAACTTACTGGCCTGGAAGGATAGCGTCGGCTCCAGTAAAGGCGGGACCTATTGTGCCCAGACACTTAATAGAAATGCCACGGAAAAAGTAGTCGTTTTCCTTAATAATAACTGA
- a CDS encoding ATP-binding cassette domain-containing protein, with product MISARNINKYFSLNGENIQVLRNVSLNIEEGEFISIVGRSGSGKTTLLNVLSTLVRPDEGELIYRQSNLTTSGAVQLNDLRRTDFAVIFQFHHLLPYLSVLQNTLLPFMRSIKPVPREIVKKAEKCLERIGLAGKKNRLPGSLSGGEQQRVAIARAMVKSARVLFADEPTGSLDKNTGEEIMDLLEELHGDGMTVIMVTHEPLYAGRANRLVELSDGRVV from the coding sequence GTGATATCAGCACGAAATATTAATAAATATTTTTCACTCAACGGTGAGAATATCCAGGTATTGCGCAATGTCAGTCTCAATATCGAGGAGGGCGAATTCATCTCTATTGTCGGCAGGTCCGGTTCAGGAAAGACGACCTTGCTCAATGTTCTCTCGACATTGGTGAGACCGGATGAAGGCGAGCTAATTTACCGGCAGAGCAACCTCACAACATCGGGGGCTGTTCAACTCAATGATCTGAGAAGAACCGATTTCGCCGTAATTTTTCAGTTTCACCACCTGCTGCCTTACCTCTCGGTATTGCAGAATACCCTGCTTCCTTTCATGCGTTCGATCAAACCCGTTCCCCGGGAGATCGTAAAAAAGGCGGAAAAATGTCTTGAGCGTATTGGTCTGGCAGGAAAAAAGAACAGGCTGCCGGGCAGCCTCTCCGGAGGAGAACAGCAGCGGGTGGCAATTGCCCGGGCGATGGTGAAATCCGCCAGGGTGCTTTTTGCCGATGAACCCACCGGCAGCCTTGATAAAAACACAGGCGAGGAGATTATGGACCTGCTTGAGGAGCTTCACGGAGACGGCATGACCGTGATCATGGTGACCCATGAGCCGCTTTATGCCGGACGGGCCAACAGGCTGGTGGAGTTATCCGACGGCAGGGTGGTGTGA
- a CDS encoding NifB/NifX family molybdenum-iron cluster-binding protein has translation MKTMRVAIPSNGLGGLDGTRAGHFGHCDVFTVIDCQNGEIVDVTTIKNEEHVQGGCMVPVNLLAGHKVDALLVGGIGMRPLMGFKEAGIRVYHEAERAEIRAVIDDLIAGRIPEIRSDQVCGGGGGQ, from the coding sequence ATGAAAACAATGCGAGTAGCTATTCCTTCGAATGGATTGGGAGGTCTGGACGGCACCCGGGCAGGTCACTTCGGCCATTGTGATGTTTTTACCGTCATAGATTGTCAAAATGGCGAAATCGTCGATGTAACCACCATAAAAAACGAGGAGCATGTCCAGGGCGGCTGTATGGTTCCGGTTAATCTGCTCGCCGGACACAAGGTCGATGCCCTTTTGGTCGGCGGTATCGGCATGCGCCCCCTGATGGGCTTCAAAGAGGCGGGGATCAGGGTTTACCATGAAGCCGAGCGCGCTGAAATACGAGCTGTTATCGATGATCTGATCGCCGGAAGAATTCCTGAAATCCGCAGTGATCAGGTCTGCGGCGGCGGTGGCGGCCAGTGA
- a CDS encoding peroxiredoxin-like family protein, with translation MPCRAHLSQLRQQKEKVSRLGIEVVVVSFEDEEHALNYQREENLEWPVIIDKSREFYNYFGLTRAGFWDIWGFATWRAYLREMLKGNMPKMTKGDVHQRGGDVLIDPQGMVRLHHISKGPADRPDVNAILEIVEKEKITEMSPEELRKLRN, from the coding sequence CTGCCCTGTCGGGCCCATCTGTCGCAGTTGCGGCAGCAGAAGGAAAAAGTTTCACGTCTGGGTATAGAAGTTGTTGTGGTCAGCTTTGAAGATGAAGAGCATGCCCTCAATTATCAGAGGGAAGAGAATCTGGAGTGGCCGGTGATTATCGACAAGTCGCGGGAGTTCTATAACTATTTTGGGTTGACCAGGGCGGGCTTCTGGGATATCTGGGGTTTTGCCACCTGGAGAGCCTACCTCAGGGAGATGTTGAAGGGAAATATGCCCAAGATGACCAAGGGCGACGTTCATCAGCGCGGTGGTGATGTTTTGATAGATCCGCAGGGCATGGTGAGGCTTCACCATATCAGCAAAGGACCTGCCGACCGGCCCGATGTCAATGCAATACTGGAGATAGTGGAAAAGGAAAAGATAACGGAAATGTCCCCGGAGGAATTGCGGAAGCTCCGGAATTAA
- a CDS encoding 4Fe-4S binding protein: MKEFVIISGKGGTGKTSLTAAFAHLADFPVLCDADVDAADLHLLLSPEIRERHDFMGGNLAVINQNACSECGYCRKLCRFDAISPEFRVDPISCEGCGVCVDLCPEKAIDFPQQRCGEWFISETPAGPMVHARLGIAEENSGKLVSLIRRQAQQLAEKNNHELIITDGPPGIGCPVIAAMTGAHAVVIVVEPTISGMHDVQRVASLAHHFGIAAMLCVNRFDINLEVTEEIELFAKHQGITVLPRIPFDPSFTMAMVEAKTLVEYAPDSETSTIIKDVWKTIYTTTVQKINQPLITKIV; the protein is encoded by the coding sequence ATGAAAGAATTTGTCATTATCAGCGGCAAAGGCGGCACGGGAAAGACCAGCCTTACCGCAGCCTTTGCCCATTTAGCAGACTTTCCCGTTCTTTGCGACGCAGACGTTGATGCAGCGGATCTGCATCTCCTTCTGTCCCCTGAGATCAGGGAACGCCATGACTTTATGGGCGGCAATCTCGCCGTAATAAATCAGAACGCCTGCAGCGAGTGCGGCTACTGCAGGAAGCTCTGCAGGTTTGATGCTATCTCCCCAGAATTCAGGGTTGACCCGATCAGCTGCGAAGGCTGCGGTGTCTGCGTTGATCTCTGCCCGGAAAAGGCTATCGACTTTCCACAGCAAAGATGCGGTGAATGGTTCATCTCGGAAACACCCGCAGGCCCTATGGTGCATGCCAGGCTTGGGATTGCCGAGGAAAATTCCGGCAAACTGGTCAGCCTGATTCGGCGCCAGGCCCAGCAGCTGGCAGAGAAGAACAATCATGAACTGATAATCACCGACGGACCTCCAGGTATAGGTTGTCCGGTGATCGCCGCAATGACCGGGGCTCATGCCGTGGTCATCGTCGTCGAACCAACGATTTCGGGAATGCACGACGTACAGCGGGTCGCCTCGCTTGCACATCATTTCGGCATCGCGGCCATGCTCTGCGTCAACCGCTTCGACATCAATCTTGAGGTGACAGAAGAGATAGAGCTATTTGCCAAACACCAAGGGATAACGGTCCTGCCGCGAATCCCCTTTGATCCCTCGTTCACCATGGCCATGGTTGAGGCAAAAACTCTGGTCGAATACGCGCCGGATTCGGAAACTTCCACCATAATTAAGGATGTATGGAAAACCATATACACCACCACGGTGCAGAAAATCAACCAACCATTAATTACAAAAATCGTATAA
- a CDS encoding Hpt domain-containing protein codes for MSRQGLQPLNTEALYNRLMQDEDLTKIVLAEFCKDLPLQIEALHRAFNDKDVEAIKRQAHKLKGAAGNVGAEILHQLMLETEDAARQDDYSALEALLNEIDSQLAIIKSASVNPG; via the coding sequence ATGTCACGACAGGGGCTGCAACCACTCAATACCGAAGCGCTCTATAACCGGCTTATGCAGGATGAAGATCTGACGAAAATAGTGCTGGCGGAATTCTGTAAGGATCTTCCCCTCCAAATAGAGGCTCTGCACCGGGCTTTTAATGACAAAGACGTTGAGGCTATTAAACGTCAGGCGCATAAGCTAAAAGGCGCGGCAGGCAATGTCGGTGCCGAAATTCTGCATCAGCTCATGCTGGAGACGGAGGATGCAGCTCGGCAAGATGATTATTCCGCTTTGGAAGCTCTCCTCAATGAGATCGACAGCCAACTTGCCATAATCAAGTCAGCTTCCGTCAATCCTGGATAA
- a CDS encoding iron-sulfur cluster assembly scaffold protein — MNSNKLDIFLDELQEDILEDTYRAYGPKGYDRWLNPRYCYILDSPDSWASLTGDCGDRIDIYLQIDKIKNIVSDGSYQTTGCASSSICGSFAVEMAIGKSPDEILDMSAATLLNELGGFPKEEEHCAHLAITTVKEAINLYMQNQAAKHTTN, encoded by the coding sequence ATGAACAGCAACAAACTGGATATATTCCTCGACGAACTCCAGGAGGACATCCTCGAGGACACCTACAGGGCCTATGGCCCCAAAGGCTATGACCGCTGGCTCAACCCTCGATATTGTTATATATTGGACTCTCCCGACAGCTGGGCATCATTGACCGGTGACTGCGGGGACAGGATCGATATTTATCTACAAATAGACAAGATTAAAAATATTGTCAGCGATGGTTCATATCAGACCACGGGATGCGCTTCCAGTTCGATTTGCGGATCGTTTGCAGTGGAAATGGCGATTGGTAAAAGTCCTGATGAAATCCTTGATATGTCGGCAGCGACACTGCTTAACGAATTAGGGGGGTTTCCCAAAGAGGAAGAGCATTGTGCTCATCTCGCCATAACTACAGTCAAGGAGGCAATCAACCTCTACATGCAGAACCAGGCAGCAAAGCACACTACAAACTGA
- a CDS encoding GGDEF domain-containing protein: MRNTISNPIHEFIAAASKSYSYNVLENVYIWFGFLWGLPIPLVTIFFEMHVLEESGIDQGILTTLSSPVQWFFLAHPLLFGILFGILGTIRYAKDSELKSTISQLNDLTIHDALTGLKNRRYFAHIFHDECARSMRRREPLALLFLDIDFFKQINDVHGHHFGDIVLKELGAYLLKECRPYDTPVRWGGEEFLILLRATDEAAAVIFAERIRRGVESGLGLAIAMPVTISIGLAQYQQNDTLETLTERADQALYHAKQTGRNKTVSWKALQSARKSPQADRE; this comes from the coding sequence ATGCGCAATACAATTTCAAATCCGATACACGAGTTTATTGCAGCCGCGAGCAAATCATACAGCTACAATGTGCTTGAAAATGTCTATATCTGGTTCGGATTCTTATGGGGTTTGCCGATTCCACTGGTAACAATCTTCTTCGAGATGCATGTGCTTGAGGAAAGTGGAATTGATCAAGGGATACTGACCACCCTGAGCTCACCGGTGCAATGGTTTTTTCTCGCCCATCCCCTGCTCTTCGGAATTCTTTTCGGGATCCTCGGGACCATACGATATGCAAAGGACAGCGAACTGAAAAGTACTATCAGCCAACTCAATGATCTGACAATTCACGATGCCTTGACCGGACTGAAGAATCGACGCTATTTTGCCCATATTTTCCACGATGAATGTGCCCGCAGCATGAGACGCAGAGAACCGCTGGCTCTCCTCTTTCTCGACATCGATTTTTTCAAGCAGATAAACGATGTCCACGGCCATCACTTCGGAGACATTGTCCTTAAAGAATTAGGAGCCTATCTCCTGAAAGAATGCCGGCCCTATGATACCCCGGTGCGCTGGGGAGGAGAGGAATTTCTGATTCTTCTGCGGGCTACCGATGAAGCTGCAGCAGTCATTTTTGCGGAAAGAATTCGACGAGGGGTCGAATCCGGTCTCGGATTAGCTATTGCCATGCCGGTAACCATATCCATCGGCCTGGCGCAATATCAACAGAATGACACCTTGGAAACCTTGACTGAGCGGGCTGACCAGGCACTTTACCATGCCAAACAGACCGGCAGGAACAAAACTGTTTCCTGGAAAGCATTACAGTCTGCCCGAAAATCACCACAGGCTGATCGGGAGTGA
- a CDS encoding sigma-54 interaction domain-containing protein, which produces MDTSKDLTGAATRIILDSISDGVFTVDHHFFITSFNSAAEKITGFTKKDAIGRNCREIFRSNMCTGACALKKTMEEQRGFVNSSTTITNRQGKSIPISVSTSLLKDNKGRVLGGVETFRDLSIVEGLRRELEGIVKVGRMFSRNREMKQIFSIVQQVGESEATVLIEGETGTGKELLSRAIHSYSLRQDKRFVAINCGALPDTLLESELFGYKAGAFTGATHDKEGLFGSAGRGTVLLDEIGDTSPAFQVKLLRLLEEKEFQPLGSVRTRKTEARIIAATNKNLAEMVEQETFRQDLYYRINVIHLKLPPLHDRAEDIPLLLERFIERMNSVKGYNVTAMSPEALEILMSHNYPGNIRELENIVEHAFVLCRKDMIQPHHLPPSLTRRASPTRQNSQSSFADNSILSAVQATEREIIDAALKANNYNRRAASKQLGMHTSTLYRKMQKLHIRLPEVDGRSTRLTSSSYISL; this is translated from the coding sequence ATGGACACCTCAAAAGACCTCACCGGCGCAGCCACACGGATCATTCTCGATTCCATCTCCGATGGTGTATTCACCGTTGATCACCATTTTTTCATTACCTCTTTCAACAGTGCAGCTGAAAAAATTACCGGTTTTACTAAAAAAGATGCCATAGGCAGGAATTGTCGGGAGATATTCCGGTCAAATATGTGCACAGGAGCATGCGCCCTCAAAAAAACCATGGAGGAGCAGCGGGGTTTTGTCAACAGTTCCACCACAATCACCAATCGTCAAGGGAAATCTATTCCGATTTCAGTATCAACGTCTCTTCTCAAAGATAATAAAGGCAGGGTGCTGGGAGGAGTGGAAACTTTTCGCGACCTGAGTATCGTCGAAGGTCTCAGGCGCGAACTGGAAGGAATAGTCAAAGTGGGCCGTATGTTTTCGCGAAACCGGGAAATGAAGCAGATCTTCTCTATTGTCCAACAGGTCGGAGAGAGTGAAGCGACGGTACTCATAGAAGGGGAAACAGGAACAGGCAAGGAACTGCTCTCCCGTGCCATTCATTCCTATTCATTACGACAGGATAAACGCTTTGTGGCAATAAACTGCGGCGCCCTTCCGGATACCCTGCTCGAATCGGAACTTTTCGGCTACAAGGCCGGAGCCTTTACCGGTGCCACTCATGACAAAGAGGGCCTCTTCGGCAGCGCCGGCCGAGGTACTGTGCTTCTTGATGAAATAGGCGACACCAGCCCAGCCTTTCAGGTTAAACTTCTTCGCCTCCTCGAAGAGAAAGAATTCCAGCCGCTGGGCAGCGTCAGAACCAGGAAGACCGAAGCACGGATTATTGCAGCAACAAATAAAAATCTTGCCGAAATGGTTGAACAGGAGACCTTTCGCCAGGATCTCTACTATCGTATCAATGTTATCCATCTCAAGCTCCCGCCACTGCACGACAGAGCCGAGGATATACCTCTTCTCCTTGAGCGTTTTATTGAAAGGATGAATAGCGTAAAAGGGTACAACGTTACAGCGATGTCTCCCGAAGCCTTGGAGATCCTGATGTCTCACAACTATCCCGGCAATATTCGGGAACTCGAAAATATTGTGGAGCATGCCTTTGTTCTTTGCCGCAAAGACATGATACAGCCTCACCATCTTCCACCTTCTCTGACCCGGAGAGCATCACCCACCCGCCAAAACAGCCAATCTTCCTTTGCGGATAATTCTATTCTTTCAGCAGTACAGGCGACCGAGCGGGAAATCATCGATGCTGCGCTCAAAGCTAATAATTATAACCGTCGTGCCGCCTCGAAGCAGCTCGGCATGCACACCTCAACGCTGTATCGGAAGATGCAAAAACTGCATATACGTCTACCTGAAGTTGACGGACGCTCCACCCGACTCACCTCGTCTTCCTATATTTCTTTATAA
- a CDS encoding DUF2318 domain-containing protein has protein sequence MTKRIFLLCTTVVFLFLVVAVSHSFTGFFSKHKTVRDANGEILIPLEDINDGSAHHYQYKNGGQTVKFFIVQSDDGVIRAAFDACDVCFHSKKGYTQEGDYMICNNCGQKFHSSRINVIKGGCNPAPLDRTERGKELVIRAEDILKGAKYF, from the coding sequence ATGACAAAAAGAATATTTTTACTGTGTACAACTGTTGTATTTTTGTTCCTGGTGGTGGCGGTAAGTCATTCCTTCACCGGTTTTTTTAGTAAACACAAAACGGTAAGGGATGCCAATGGCGAGATCCTCATTCCTTTGGAGGACATCAACGATGGTTCAGCTCATCATTATCAATATAAAAATGGAGGACAGACGGTAAAGTTTTTTATCGTCCAAAGTGATGATGGCGTAATCCGGGCTGCCTTTGATGCCTGTGATGTCTGTTTTCATTCGAAAAAGGGATACACTCAGGAAGGAGACTACATGATCTGCAACAACTGCGGCCAAAAGTTCCATTCCAGCCGGATCAATGTCATTAAAGGCGGCTGCAATCCTGCTCCGCTCGACCGGACCGAGCGTGGTAAAGAGCTGGTGATAAGGGCAGAAGATATCCTCAAGGGTGCAAAATATTTTTAA
- a CDS encoding ATP-binding protein, with protein sequence MIISVASGKGGTGKTTVSTNLAAALHEKVTFLDCDVEEPNAHLFLRPEIEKNDKVYTLIPEIDEDRCDQCHKCVDICRFGAITVVGKSFLLFPELCHSCGGCIVVCPQKCLSEGKRELGYIESGKSGTINFHRGVLRIGEAMSPPLIKQLRKKGSTADPVIIDAPPGTSCPVIAAMHGVDYIVLVTEPTPFGLHDLRLAHETVKELGIPCGLVINRADLGDSKVQEYAKDNNLPILLEIPFSKQIAELYSRGIMMVDELHEWREVFRNLYVDIERQVTTARSTS encoded by the coding sequence ATGATTATCAGCGTGGCCAGCGGCAAGGGAGGTACCGGCAAAACCACGGTATCCACAAATCTGGCAGCAGCACTACATGAGAAGGTTACTTTTCTGGATTGTGATGTTGAAGAACCAAATGCGCATCTCTTTCTCCGGCCTGAGATAGAGAAAAACGACAAGGTATATACCCTCATTCCTGAAATTGACGAAGACCGTTGCGATCAATGCCATAAATGCGTTGATATCTGCCGATTCGGGGCGATAACAGTAGTGGGTAAATCCTTCCTGCTCTTTCCCGAGCTGTGCCATAGCTGCGGCGGCTGCATCGTGGTATGCCCGCAGAAATGTCTGTCGGAAGGGAAAAGAGAGCTTGGTTACATAGAATCGGGGAAATCGGGGACCATCAATTTTCACCGTGGCGTTCTCCGTATAGGTGAAGCGATGTCGCCTCCACTGATTAAGCAATTACGCAAAAAAGGCAGCACCGCCGATCCGGTGATTATCGATGCACCTCCGGGTACATCCTGCCCGGTAATCGCGGCCATGCATGGCGTCGATTATATCGTGCTGGTCACCGAACCCACCCCCTTTGGTCTGCATGATCTCCGGCTCGCTCACGAGACCGTCAAGGAACTCGGTATCCCCTGTGGACTGGTGATCAATCGCGCCGATCTGGGCGACAGCAAAGTGCAAGAATACGCGAAAGACAACAATTTGCCGATTCTGCTTGAGATTCCTTTCAGCAAACAGATCGCCGAACTCTATTCGCGCGGGATCATGATGGTCGATGAGCTGCATGAATGGAGAGAGGTATTCAGAAATCTCTATGTAGATATTGAACGACAGGTGACCACGGCAAGGAGCACATCATGA
- a CDS encoding NifB/NifX family molybdenum-iron cluster-binding protein, translated as MKIAVTSTGRTLQDPVDPRFGRAAFILIVDTDTMEFECIDNTPNINAFKGAGIQSAGMISDRGAEILLTGYCGPNAFRTAQAAGIKVVSDVSGTGEEAVKQFLAGSLTYSNTPNADGHW; from the coding sequence ATGAAAATCGCAGTCACATCAACAGGCAGGACCCTGCAGGATCCCGTGGATCCCCGTTTCGGCAGGGCGGCCTTTATTCTCATCGTCGATACGGATACCATGGAGTTTGAATGTATCGACAATACTCCCAATATCAACGCCTTCAAAGGAGCAGGCATTCAGAGCGCCGGCATGATCAGCGACCGTGGTGCGGAAATTCTTTTGACCGGGTATTGCGGACCAAACGCCTTCCGCACCGCTCAGGCAGCAGGCATAAAGGTGGTCAGCGATGTCAGCGGCACGGGAGAAGAGGCGGTCAAACAATTCCTTGCGGGGTCGCTTACCTACAGCAACACCCCCAATGCCGATGGTCACTGGTAA